ACCGCCATTGCGGCGTGACCGTACGGGACAGGATGCTCAACATTCTTCTGGCCCTCATCCCGGCAGCGGCAATGGCCGTATCCAGCCTCGGTCTGGCCGCGTTCCGGGTCATGGCTCTGGCAATGGCCGTGGCGCTGCTCGCCGAGAGAATCTGCGACCATTTCATGGACCGGGAAACCCAGATCCACGATCTGCACGCCCTGACAGTGGGACTGTGCTTCGCCTTTCTGCTGCCCTCCTCGGCCCCGTGGTGGCTGGTGGCAACGGGCAGTGCCATGTCCATCGTGCTCGGCAAGATGGTATTCGGCGGACTCGGCGGCAGCCCGTTCTGCGCCCCGCTGATCGGCTGGGCCATTTGCAGACTCTCATGGCCCGCGTTCATGGACATCAACGCCACCATGCTGAACACGGACATGGTGTACCCTCTGGCCCAGCTCAAGGACTTCGGTCTGGATGCGGTCACGGTAAGCAGCCTTCGGGAACTGATACTGGGCAAGCAGCTC
Above is a window of Pseudodesulfovibrio tunisiensis DNA encoding:
- a CDS encoding RnfABCDGE type electron transport complex subunit D; this encodes MKQLTPLILTVSVPPHRHCGVTVRDRMLNILLALIPAAAMAVSSLGLAAFRVMALAMAVALLAERICDHFMDRETQIHDLHALTVGLCFAFLLPSSAPWWLVATGSAMSIVLGKMVFGGLGGSPFCAPLIGWAICRLSWPAFMDINATMLNTDMVYPLAQLKDFGLDAVTVSSLRELILGKQLGGLGAVQMAGVIVGGLFLLVRKHISSIIPAGVIIGVLLTAWVFNMIDPATHASPAFHLFTGSTLFGAFFLATDGPSSPNRRIPMLLFGLLAGTMIVVIRTYGIYPDGVPFAILLANLFTPVFERIRPRPFGVR